The following coding sequences are from one Eucalyptus grandis isolate ANBG69807.140 chromosome 11, ASM1654582v1, whole genome shotgun sequence window:
- the LOC104425008 gene encoding peroxidase P7, with amino-acid sequence MASNSSFPIVAAIIVSLLVCLTNAQLSPNFYTRTCPNVQRIVRNATTQAVRREPRMGASILRMFFHDCFVNGCDASVLLDDTATFTGEKTARPNQNSLRGFEVIDTIKSRVEAACNATVSCADILALAARDGVVQLGGPSWAVPLGRRDARTASLSGANSQIPSPFSSLATLISSFAAQGLNARDMTALSGGHAIGLARCTTFRNRIYNETNIDASFATTRRTNCPASGGDANLAPLDRTPNRFDNNYYQNLVARRGLLHSDQELFNGGSQDALVRTYSNNYRAFASDFAAAMVKMGNISPLTGRNGEIRRNCRVVN; translated from the exons ATGGCCTCCAATAGCAGCTTCCCCATTGTCGCTGCCATTATTGTATCCCTTCTCGTGTGCCTTACGAACGCACAGCTTTCGCCAAACTTCTACACAAGAACATGCCCCAACGTACAACGCATTGTCCGCAATGCGACGACGCAAGCTGTTAGGAGAGAGCCGAGGATGGGTGCTTCAATACTTCGCATGTTCTTCCATGATTGTTTCGTAAAT GGATGTGATGCATCGGTTCTTTTGGATGACACCGCTACTTTCACCGGAGAAAAGACCGCTCGGCCGAACCAAAACTCTCTTAGGGGATTCGAAGTCATCGACACCATTAAGTCCCGTGTCGAAGCTGCTTGCAATGCTACCGTTTCTTGCGCGGACATCCTTGCGCTCGCTGCTCGAGACGGCGTTGTCCAA TTGGGAGGACCATCGTGGGCGGTGCCTCTAGGGCGGCGAGATGCAAGGACCGCTAGCCTGAGCGGTGCCAACAGCCAAATCCCATCGCCTTTCTCCAGCCTCGCCACCCTCATCTCCTCCTTCGCTGCCCAAGGCCTCAATGCCCGTGACATGACCGCCCTGTCGGGGGGCCATGCTATTGGCCTGGCCCGGTGTACCACCTTCCGGAACCGCATCTACAATGAGACCAACATCGACGCCAGCTTCGCTACCACCCGAAGGACTAACTGCCCTGCCTCTGGAGGGGACGCCAACCTTGCTCCCCTCGACCGGACCCCGAACCGGTTTGACAACAACTACTACCAGAACCTCGTGGCACGGCGTGGGCTCCTCCATTCGGATCAAGAGCTGTTCAATGGAGGATCACAGGACGCACTCGTTAGGACTTACAGCAATAACTATAGGGCTTTCGCGAGTGATTTTGCGGCTGCGATGGTGAAGATGGGTAACATCAGCCCGCTCACCGGAAGAAATGGAGAGATCAGAAGGAACTGTAGGGTGGTGAACTAA
- the LOC104425009 gene encoding shaggy-related protein kinase eta, whose product MASLPPGPPHHHHHHHHQPPPPPPAPAQAPPDSDREVSPAVYENKNAVTGHIISTTIGGKNGEPKQTLSYMAERIIGNGSFGVVFQARCLETGETVAIKKVLQDRRYKNRELQLMRLMDHPNVVSLRHCFFSTTNNDELFLNLVMEYVPESLYQVLEHYRSVNQQMPLIFVKLYTYQIFQGLAYIHSVPGVCHRDVKPQNILVNPLTHQVKLCDFGSAKVLVNGETNISYICSRYYRAPELIFGATEYTTSIDIWSAGCVLAELLLGQPLFPGENAVDQLVEIIKVLGTPTREEVRCMNPNYNDFRFPQIKAHPWHKIFHKRMPPEAIDLASRLLQYSPSLRCTALEACAHPFFDELREPNARLPTGRPLPPIFNFRQELAGASPQLINRLIPEHVRRLNGLNIPHPVGM is encoded by the exons ATGGCCTCCCTTCCCCCGGGGCctcctcaccaccaccaccaccaccaccaccaaccgccgccgccgccgccagctcCAGCTCAAGCTCCTCCCGACTCCGAtagg GAAGTGTCACCGGCTGTTTACGAGAATAAGAATGCTGTAACAGGTCACATCATATCGACCACCATTGGTGGGAAAAATGGTGAACCCAAGCAG ACCCTCAGCTATATGGCAGAGCGCATTATAGGCAATGGATCTTTTGGAGTCGTGTTTCAG GCACGATGCTTGGAGACTGGAGAGACAGTTGCCATAAAGAAAGTCCTGCAGGATAGACGATACAAAAACCGTGAGCTGCAGTTGATGCGTCTGATGGATCATCCAAATGTGGTTTCCCTGAGGCACTGCTTCTTCTCTACAACAAACAATGATGAACTTTTCCTTAATTTGGTTATGGAATATGTCCCTGAGAGTCTCTACCAAGTTCTGGAGCATTACAGGAGTGTGAATCAGCAGATGCCGCTGATATTTGTGAAGTTATATACCTATCAA ATCTTCCAAGGGCTGGCATATATCCATTCTGTGCCTGGGGTTTGCCATAGGGATGTAAAGCCACAAAATATTTTG GTGAATCCTCTCACTCACCAGGTCAAGCTTTGTGACTTTGGTAGTGCAAAAGTTCTG GTCAATGGCGAAACAAACATATCCTACATATGCTCCCGCTACTATCGGGCTCCAGAGCTTATATTTGGTGCAACAGAGTATACCACATCTATCGACATATGGTCTGCTGGTTGTGTTCTTGCAGAGCTTCTCCTTGGACAG ccactGTTCCCAGGAGAAAATGCAGTGGACCAACTCGTAGAGATCATCAAG GTTCTCGGTACTCCAACACGAGAAGAAGTTCGATGCATGAACCCTAATTATAATGACTTCAGATTTCCGCAAATCAAGGCTCATCCTTGGCACAAG ATATTCCACAAGCGGATGCCTCCTGAAGCAATTGACCTTGCTTCAAGGCTTCTTCAGTATTCACCAAGTCTTCGCTGCACTGCT CTAGAAGCTTGTGCCCATCCCTTCTTTGATGAGCTTCGTGAACCCAATGCACGCCTTCCGACTGGTCGCCCCTTGCCCCCTATTTTCAATTTCAGGCAAGAG TTAGCTGGAGCTTCGCCTCAATTAATCAACAGGCTAATACCAGAGCATGTGCGAAGATTGAATGGCCTCAATATCCCTCATCCGGTTGGTATGTAA
- the LOC104425010 gene encoding putative pentatricopeptide repeat-containing protein At4g17915: MVGGLSTRLLNICIASVCKTQQLQRAEVLLIDAIRLGVLPNVVTYNILVDAYCRFVGMGAALDVIPRMREAGISPDVITYNSLVAGSTRKRSLSLTLDLFDEMLELSIHPDRWSYNTLMHCFFKVGNPDEGYNVFRNLVLSEITPGQDTFNILINGLCKNGYAMHGLMLFRNLQRHGVVPELVTYNLLIDGLCKAGQWRAAKTMIMELLETDENPNAITFTTVMKCCFKFQKYEQGLEVFLEMANRGHTFDGFGYCTAVGGLIKIGRIEEANRWMDRMLKNGIGLDLVSYNTLINLHCREGRLGAAYAVVEELEKRGLECDAYTHAIIIDGLCRAGDIEGAYRHLDRMKVLGLGSNRVALNCMIDRLFKAGYMEAAMRLFESMETKDDFTYSSVVHSLCKLGRFRSASKVLLSCLRSGTKILKSAQKAVLTGLKMSGYRRDAKKLQSQIYMARVLARY, from the coding sequence ATGGTGGGGGGATTATCCACTAGGTTGCTGAACATCTGCATAGCTTCCGTGTGCAAAACCCAGCAACTGCAGCGAGCTGAGGTCCTCCTGATTGACGCCATAAGATTAGGAGTGCTGCCGAATGTGGTGACTTACAATATTCTAGTCGATGCCTACTGTCGTTTCGTCGGCATGGGTGCGGCTTTGGACGTTATCCCTCGAATGAGGGAAGCCGGGATAAGCCCGGACGTGATCACTTATAATTCGTTGGTCGCTGGTTCGACCAGGAAGCGGTCTTTATCGTTGACCCTCGacctgttcgacgaaatgctTGAATTAAGTATACATCCTGACCGGTGGAGCTACAACACACTGATGCACTGTTTTTTCAAGGTGGGAAATCCGGACGAAGGTTACAATGTGTTCCGGAATCTGGTGCTCAGCGAGATTACTCCTGGTCAAGATACATTTAACATCCTGATCAACGGGCTGTGCAAGAATGGGTATGCTATGCATGGCCTCATGTTGTTTAGGAATTTACAGCGGCATGGAGTCGTTCCGGAACTAGTTACGTACAATCTTCTTATCGATGGACTCTGCAAAGCGGGGCAATGGAGAGCCGCAAAGACAATGATAATGGAGCTTTTGGAAACAGATGAAAATCCTAATGCCATAACCTTCACCACAGTCATGAAATGTTGCTTTAAGTTTCAGAAGTACGAACAAGGGCTTGAGGTCTTCTTGGAGATGGCAAATCGAGGTCATACTTTTGATGGCTTTGGTTACTGTACGGCAGTTGGCGGTTTAATTAAGATTGGTAGGATAGAGGAGGCAAATCGATGGATGGATCGGATGTTGAAAAATGGAATAGGGCTTGATTTGGTGTCCTATAATACCCTGATTAATCTGCACTGTAGGGAAGGTAGGCTAGGTGCTGCCTATGCAGTGGTGGAGGAACTTGAGAAACGAGGTCTGGAGTGTGATGCCTACACACACGCAATTATTATTGATGGTCTGTGTAGAGCAGGTGATATTGAGGGGGCTTATCGCCATTTAGACAGAATGAAAGTTTTAGGTCTTGGCTCGAACCGGGTTGCTCTCAATTGCATGATTGACAGGTTATTTAAGGCTGGTTATATGGAAGCGGCTATGAGATTGTTCGAGTCTATGGAGACTAAAGATGATTTTACCTATTCCTCAGTCGTGCACAGTCTATGTAAACTTGGGAGGTTTCGTAGTGCTTCCAAGGTACTGCTTTCTTGCTTGAGAAGTGGAACGAAAATACTCAAGTCTGCACAAAAGGCTGTTCTTACTGGCCTCAAGATGTCTGGATATAGGAGGGACGCCAAAAAGCTCCAGTCGCAGATTTATATGGCTAGAGTGTTGGCACGATATTGA